The Syntrophorhabdaceae bacterium sequence CATTGGGGTTGGCTTTGAGCTCCGCGAACACATTCTTTTTGTTCGAGGTGCAAAAACAAAGTTTCCCGCCATCCTCCAGCATAAATTGAAATGGTCGAGCGTTGGGTTTGTCCCCCTTAGTTGTCGCCAGGCAACCAAGCGGATTCGCTTTGAGAAAATCGACAAGTTCTTTCATGACTACCTCCTTTTTTGTATATTGTTCTATATAGAACAAGTAGTGTAAAAAAATTATCTCAGATTATTTTCTATCCTTTCCAAAAACGCCATCAGTATATCCTGTTCCGCACGCGAGAAGCCTCTATAGGTTCTTCTTATGAGCTTCGATGAGACTTCGCGGAAAGTCGTCTCCAGGGCCCTGCCCTTTTCTGTCAGGAAGATCCGCGTGGAGCGCTTATCTGTCGTATCATCCTCCTTACGCACGTAGCCAAGCGTAACCAGCTTATCGGTGAGTACGGTAACCGTGTTTTTCTTCTTCCTTATGCCCCTGGCAATCTCTTTCATAGGGACACCATCGGTAAGATAGAGCGTATGCAAAATATCGCCGTGAGAAGGAGCGATGTCCGCAGTGCCTGACCCTTTGAGCTCTCTCGCGATAAACTCATGGGATAGACTCCGTATGAGAGATATGGCTGCGATTACACCACCCGGTTTCATGATAGGTAATATAGTTCTAGTTAGAACTATTGTCAAGCAAAATTTCTGCAAATAATATTCAGTTGCATTTTCTTCAAATCCCACAGTAAAATAGCTCAATAAACAAGCAACGGGACGTGAAGATTCAACCGAATACAGTCGGCTCCGCGACAATATCATGACAAAGAACTCATTCGTTGCAGACAATAAAGAGGTCATAAAGTCACTGGGGCTTGTTTTCGGGGACATAGGCACAAGCCCGATCTACACCGTCACCGTCATCTTTCTTCTCACAAAACCGACCACAGACAATGTCATGGGGGTCATTTCTCTCGTCATATGGACTTTAACAATCCTCGTCTCGATTGAGTACGCTTGGCTCGCCATGAGCCTCGGAGAAAAGGGAGAGGGAGGCACTATTGTCTTGCGCAGCATTCTCATTCGCCTTCTTAAGAAAACGAGGCATATCGTATTTGTCACGATTCTCACATTCATAGGGGTTTCACTCCTCATAGGTGACGGGGTCATAACGCCCGCGATAAGTATACTGAGCGCCGTGGAAGGTATTGTGCTCATCCCCGGTTTCAAGGACACGGGACAGATCACGCTCACGGTTCTGGCCGGTATTATAGCCATTATTCTCTTCATTTTTCAGAAAAAGGGGACTGAAAAGGTGGCGGGCGCCTTTGGACCCATCATGCTTATCTGGTTCTTCACTATCGGGATTTTCGGTCTTATCTCATGCATACACGTTCCGTTCGTTTTCAAAGCCGTAAATCCCTACTATGCCTTCGTGTTTCTCTCACATAACGGGATTCCTGGGTTTTTTGTGTTGTCAGAGGTAATCCTCTGTGCAACCGGCGGTGAAGCGCTTTATGCGGACATGGGACATCTTGGCCGTAAGCCTATCATAAGGGCTTGGTATTTCGTTTTTGTGGGACTTGCATTCAATTATCTGGGCCAGGGTGCATTTCTCATAAGAAACGGGGGTTCCTCCACGAACGTACTCTTTGACATGGTCTTTCACCAATCGCTTCTTCTCTACATACCTTTTCTCATCTTGAGTATAATCGCCACGATCATCGCGTCTCAGGCCATGATCAGCGGCATGTTCTCCGTGGTCTACCAGGGCATCAATACGCGTCTGATGCCCATGTTCAAGGTAGACTACACCTCCAAAAAGTTGCGGTCGCAGATCTATATCGGCTTTGTCAACTGGTTCCTTTTAATCTCCGTTCTGTTCATTATGTTTCTCTTCAGGGAATCGAGTCGACTGGCCGCTGCTTACGGACTCGCCGTCACGGGCACCATGACGCTCACGGGCGTAATCATGACGATGATATTTTATCTGCGGAAGGAAAAGCTCAAAACCTGCGTCGCGGTTTTTGTTACCGTTGTTGATCTGGCCTTTCTTTTGTCCAACTCTTATAAGATTCCCCACGGAGGATACTGGTCTCTCGTCATAGCCGCCATTCCTCTTTCCATCATACTGATCTATACGGGCGGACAACGCAAACTCTATCGTTCCATGAGCCCTCTGAAACTCAATGTTTTTCTCGAAAGCTACAACCAGTTGTACCGGGAATTGAACAGGATACGAGGGACAGCCCTGTTCTTCGCGCGGAGCACCCAGAAGATACCGGCATATATTGTCCATACCATGTTCATGAATAACATCATTTACGAAGACAATATTATCGTCTCAATAGTCACGCTGGATGAGCCCTACGGGGTCGCGAGTTCTTTTAAAGAGAATCTCGCAGACGGGCTAAGGGCTTTTGAGATAAAGATGGGCTACACGGAGGTCGTCAACATCGAGGGCATACTCAAACAAGCCGGAATAGAAGAAAAAGGGATCTTTTACGGTCTGGAGGAAATATCTACCCATAACGGTTTCTGGAAAATCTTTTCCATCATGAAGAGACTCGCGCCTCCTTTCGTTCAGTTTCATGACCTTCCGCCCAATAAGCTTCACGGTGTGGTCACGAGAGTAGAACTATAATCGTAGCTTACTTCTTGGAGGTCCTCCATTGCATCACACTTCCAAAGGTCCTCATAGATGCTGCACTCGCGCACTTTCCTTATTTGTCTTCTCGACCAAGCGCGAAGGCTACAGCGTAAATCGCCATTTGCAGAAACAGTCGGAAGGATGCTCAGGAGGCGCGAAGACACATTCCACATTGATGTCCTTGTTAAGGGCATGTGCAAAGGATTCAAATTCCCTTTGATGCATGTCACGACAATGGAATTCCGGCAAGCCGCGCTTCACACGAGCTATTTGCGTTACGCACTCGGGGACGGTAATTGTCA is a genomic window containing:
- a CDS encoding MarR family transcriptional regulator gives rise to the protein MKPGGVIAAISLIRSLSHEFIARELKGSGTADIAPSHGDILHTLYLTDGVPMKEIARGIRKKKNTVTVLTDKLVTLGYVRKEDDTTDKRSTRIFLTEKGRALETTFREVSSKLIRRTYRGFSRAEQDILMAFLERIENNLR
- a CDS encoding KUP/HAK/KT family potassium transporter, which gives rise to MTKNSFVADNKEVIKSLGLVFGDIGTSPIYTVTVIFLLTKPTTDNVMGVISLVIWTLTILVSIEYAWLAMSLGEKGEGGTIVLRSILIRLLKKTRHIVFVTILTFIGVSLLIGDGVITPAISILSAVEGIVLIPGFKDTGQITLTVLAGIIAIILFIFQKKGTEKVAGAFGPIMLIWFFTIGIFGLISCIHVPFVFKAVNPYYAFVFLSHNGIPGFFVLSEVILCATGGEALYADMGHLGRKPIIRAWYFVFVGLAFNYLGQGAFLIRNGGSSTNVLFDMVFHQSLLLYIPFLILSIIATIIASQAMISGMFSVVYQGINTRLMPMFKVDYTSKKLRSQIYIGFVNWFLLISVLFIMFLFRESSRLAAAYGLAVTGTMTLTGVIMTMIFYLRKEKLKTCVAVFVTVVDLAFLLSNSYKIPHGGYWSLVIAAIPLSIILIYTGGQRKLYRSMSPLKLNVFLESYNQLYRELNRIRGTALFFARSTQKIPAYIVHTMFMNNIIYEDNIIVSIVTLDEPYGVASSFKENLADGLRAFEIKMGYTEVVNIEGILKQAGIEEKGIFYGLEEISTHNGFWKIFSIMKRLAPPFVQFHDLPPNKLHGVVTRVEL